gaatattttaattaggtattactctttgttcgattgaatgagaaaaagtactcgttgcaaatttatactgttagggcacaATTGAGTAGTATAATGTTGTTCGGGTTCTCGTTCTTGTGAATGCGGACATCTAATTTACCCTCTCGGGGCATTATAGAACATTTTAATTTGgtattactctttgttcgattgaatgagaaaaagtactctttacaaatttatactgttttgCCGCAATTGAGTTGTCCAGTTTTTTTCCGGTTTTCGTTGTTGTGAACGTGGACATCTAATTTAacctctcggggcataatagaatattttaattaggttttactctttgttcgatagaatgagaaaaagtaatccttacaaatttatactatttggCCGCAATTGAGTAGcttaatgttgttccggtatTCGTTCTTGTGAACGTGGACATCTAATTTACCCTctcagggcataatagaacattttaattaggttttacactttgttcgatagaatgagaaaaagtactcattgcaaatttatactgttagggcagAATTGAGTAGattaatgttgttccggtatTTGTTCCTGTGAACTTGGACATCTAATTTACCCTCTCAGggcataataaaatattttaattaggtattactctttgttcgattgaatgagaaaaagtactcgttgcaaataTATACTATTAGGGCGCaattgagtagtctaatgttgtttcgaTTTTCGTTCTTGTGAACGTGGACATCTAATTTACcttctcggggcataatagatcATTTTAATTAGGTATTACtgtttgttcgattgaatgagaaaaagtactagttgcaaatttatactgttagggcgcaattgagtagtctaatgttgttctggtTCTCGTTCTTGTGAACGTGGACATCTAATTTAccctctcggggcataatagaacatttTAATTAGgtattactctttgttcgattgaatgagaaaaagtactcgttgcaaatttatactgttagggcggaATTGAGTTGTCTAAAGTTGTTCCGGTTCTCGTTCTTGTGAACGTGGAGATCTAATTTAacctctcggggcataatagaacatttTAATTAGgtattactctttgttcgattgaataagaaaaagtactctttacaaatttatactgttTGGCCGCAATTGAGTTGTCAAATGTTGTTCTGGTTTCGTTCTTGTGAACGTGGACATCTAATTTACcctctcggggtataatagaacattttaattaggttttactttttgttccattgagtgagaaaaagtactcgttgcaaatttatactgttaggccGCAATTGAGTAGCTTAATGTTGTTCCAATTTTAGTTCTTGTGAACGTGGACATTTAATTTACACcctcggggtataatagaacattttaattatgttttgctttttgttcgattgaatgagaaaaagtactcgttgcaaatttatactgttaggccGCAATTGAATGGCTTATTGTTTTTTCGGTTTTCGTTTTTGTGAATGTGGATTTCTAATTTACcatctcggggcataataaacattttaattagatattactatttgttcgattgaatgagaaaaagtactcgttgcaaatttatactgttagggtgcaattgagtagtctaatgttgttccggttttcgTTCTTGTGAACGTGGACATCTAATTTACCCTTTTGGGGCGTAATAGATCATCTTAATTAGatattactctttgttcgattgaatgaggaaaagtactcattgcaaatatatactgttagggcgcaattgattagtctaatgttgttccggttatCGTTCTTGTGAACGTGGATATCTAATTTACcttctcggggcataatagatcATCTTAATTAGgtattactctttgttcgattgaatgagaaaaagtactcgttacaaatttatactatttggCCGCAATTGAGTAGCTTAATNNNNNNNNNNNNNNNNNNNNNNNNNNNNNNNNNNNNNNNNNNNNNNNNNNNNNNNNNNNNNNNNNNNNNNNNNNNNNNNNNNNNNNNNNNNNNNNNNNNNcattcaccgcttttataggaccatatttataaataaaaatttaacaggtaaatttttagaataaaattttaggagaagactattgcactaaaaaacccGATAAGTTAACTCTGACACCGGAATCTCCTCCAAATTGTCGACCGACGCAGCTGATAACCTTGTCCTTTGATCGAGTAGCCTTAAAACGAACAACTAATTCTATATTGTTCTATACAACATCAAATTTGAAGCGCAATGTATTACAAATCTTCAATTGAAATCAGAAATTGGACCAAAACACCCCAGATTATGTATGTTAAATACCTGTGCATTCGGAAGTTCTGCAGTAGGCATAATTTTTTGCGCACTTCATTGCGAATCTCCACTGGCTCTGAAAGATGTGCTGGATAACAATACCGTGTAGCTTGCCACATTCAAACCAAATATCCAGTGGGCCGAATCCTCACGAGGACTATCTTCAGAGACATCATCAACTCGGCAAAATGGAAATGCCTCGACAGTAATCTTGTTTACACCTGTAAACAATGCTCGAGCACCCATGCGTAACGCTagtttgataaaaataaggATCAAATCATTTTAGAAATACTCTACCaactgtaaattttttttcgaaagaaaatataacaattaaatGCATAAAATAGACAATCTGAAACCACTCCGTAGTGTTATTAAGCACACAATTATTCGAGGTGTACGGTAGCACATTATTATAGACAGCAAGACAGCAAGACACTAATGCAAACTATTTTACCGACAGACACTTCAACCAATCGAAACGACAGGAAAACGCGATATGCAACGAGACCAATCACATATCGAACAAGGTTAGCCTAAGGGTATCACATGATTGGTCATGACATACTAATGcttgatgaaaatatatagcTAGCAAATGAAATGCCTTTTCGCCGCCATAATAACCATCATCACGCTAATCATCCTCTTTCCACTCCTCCGATACACTGAATTTTTCCCGAGCAGCACCAATTCCACCTTTAGATATACCGATCACAGATAGACGCATCCTAATGGAGAGATGAAGTGAAGCATAAGATGGAAAGCATCTCTACGGTTCAAGTTGGGCGCGACGCAAACCACCATTTAAGCTTCATTCAGGATAAGCCTCTAGAGTAGAGCACTAAAGTGAACATGTTGTAAGAGATTCGCCGCCATCAAAACCCCCCCAGTAGATCCCTTCCGCCCTTCAAGTCGGGGAGTCCTTGTCACACCCTGTAAAGCATAAGTTGTAATGAGTACAAGATTTCTAGATAGATATCGAGGATCTATACTTCCATTAATGGACTAAATCGCGGCCTTTAACATATTTTACCTTGAAAACATGTCATTAACCTATTGCACTTCACAGCTTACCACGACATTTATGATTTGGGAGAAAGTACACCATACACCTCTAAATCTATcaaaaagggaaaggaaaaacttcaaaaacccccactgtggtttcgtagtttctcactttgctcccctgtggtttaaaatgtatcaatttgcccccctgtggttccttttttctctttttcttatcaatttcattatttttttttcttaaatcagtgataaggTTAAagttaaaaggtactaaagtgaatatttgataaatctagatgggtatctgaagttttttgtatataatttaatgaaatattaacgaaaaggctaccgaaaagataaaaacaaaaccacaggggggcaaattgatacactttaaaccacagggaggcaaagtgagaaactacgaaaccacaagggggttttttgaagttttcccaaaggGAAAAAAGCATTCTAGTTATTTTCATCAAGCAAAATAATTTGCAACCTAACACCAAACCCTACGAAGTTGATTTCGCACAAATCCGATTGAATTGATATACTTGGGAAGTATTTCATAATTTGTTCTACTAATACTAGACTTCCTTCAAGACATACTATAACAAAACAATGTAGATCAACAGCAGAATGTGGAGAGAAAAGAAAGCACATGCTAAAAAGGATAAATGTCTTTGTTGGAGTGTATGATGCAATGGAAAGTATCAGAATGCATTAGAATGAAGTTTAACGTTGGAATGTATTAGAGATGATCTATCCTGAAGGAGTGATTGACCCTAGACCATAAAAatgattatttaaattatgtatcTTCTATGCTTGTGGTCTTTTTTAATCATCTAATTTCAACTGTCAATTCCAGATATTACATACACAGGTATTGAATTTGATTAAACATTTACTAGAATTGGAAAGTTTATTGCTGAATTCAGAATATGGTAAGTAAATATGtatattgattttaaaatatgagcATGAGATATTGTTCACATGCAGGCCAACAGCCATATCATGATAAGTGATACTAGGATAGTTAATGAATCAAGACTTACTGAATATGATGGTAGCACTTGCAATGCTCCGATAGACCATCCATGCTCCAAAAGAAACTTGACAGTATTTAAAGGGCTGCTAAGGTTGGGGACGAAATTCCATAGGCACCATACTGCAGGCCAACTTACTGAAACAGATTTCCAGCAACTATGATCCAAGGAAAGTAAAGTCAGTCAAACTCTATATTTATACTTGCAAATACAGATAAAACTGATTGTAgctcaaaaagaaaagagcaaaAACAGATGCACAAAATAAAGTGTCAGAGATGCCCTAATCTGATTTGTTGTTACATCTAAAAGATGAGACCGTTACCTGTAATCTTCTTGATACAGTATCTCACACAAAGTACCTCCCCGACCACAGAGATTGCCCTGGCTGCTGCTCCGGCAGCAGAGCGTGTTGTGGATTCATTTGCTGAAGCTGATGTTCTGCATATGGTTTCATCTGCTCGAAAAGCTTGAAATCTTGCCACTGTTTCTCATCTACTGCCTCAGTCTGAACAGCAGAGACCTGCTTCCCAGGAAAAGGGAAGCTGATAGAGCCGCTATAGGCATTACTACTAGTAGCAGTAACAGTTGGATACATATATGAAACATGGTTGATTGGGTTCTCTATCCCCATGCCTTTAGCTGATGATGGTTGATACCCATCCAGCCATCTATAGTCATCGATTTGAGGGTATGGATCCTTCGTAACTGAATTTGAAATGGGATTCTCATGTTGTTTCGACGGAACAGGGCTGAACCCCGGAGGTGGCCCATTGTGCCTAACGGGACGGCTGACAGGATTTTTCCTAGGTGGTGTTGGCAGTGCGGCTGCAAACTTATCAGTGGTTATACCTGACGGCACCACAGTATCGAGCATAGATGATATAGCCAGTTCAGAAGCTTTAATCTGATTAGTTAACATAGCGGAAGTAGGCCCACTAGCCATAGCAGAAACTTGAGGTGCAAACCCAAGAGGCTGGTGAAGCCCACTCAAGCCTCTCTGTAACTTTTGTTCGGCCAAGTGTCCATCACCAATGATGTTCAAGTTCTTCAGTTCATCAGATAAGGAAACCCGTTGCTCGATTAACCATTTAGGATGATCCGGACTGACGTAACGTGGAGGAAGTTGGGAGATATTTGCTTCGGTGGTGTTCATATAAGAACTGATATTTGAAATAGCTGGCATCTGAACATTGTTCAGAGGAGCAGAAAATGGAGTACTGTACATTGGCCAACCAGCATTAGACATTTGGACAGGCTGTACAAATTCATTAGGAGGTAATATGGAAGTAGCTACACTATCGAGCTTTTCAGCAACTGTAGGTTTGAAAACAATaacttcctcatcttcctctccttcaAAAAGCAACTGACTCTTTGACTGTTTTGCCCCAAGGTCGATGGTGCCCTCAAGTTCACTCCCTTGTTTAGTAACAACTGACTCTGAAACTTCTTCATAAATTGGAGGTTCCACACCCATTATGAACTTCTTCGAGTGGGGATCAAAGTATATCCTCTTTTGATCAACTTGAACTACATTCATAAGAGCCCTACCAGCCGCCAGAATCCTCTGAACACGGGCTCCTTTTTCCCTTGTGCTTGCATCACTCCCAAATGCATGCTTCCTtgaaaagtccaaaataagttgAGCCGGCCTTAAGGGCAAGAATCCTCTCAATTCAAAGTCCTCCCACAATGCAAGCCTATTATCAGTTTCACCCTCATCATACCTACTCATGTCAGAGAAGCAAGTCTCATCCTCATCAATATCAATAGAAGCGAGGCCGGTGAGAATAAGCTTGTTCATAAAGGATAAGCATTGATTCCAAAAAAATGATCTTGCATTAGATTGTTTTTCCTCGGTGTTATCAGAGCTGGCTGCGATATCCGGATGACATGCAAGCCATTCAATGAAGACCAGAAGGGCCGGCAAGTAGAAGCTCGATGCAGCATCATGCAGCTGCATACATCTTTTAAGAATGTGTCCAACAAACTCAAAGGCAGCTGTAAATGCATTCTGAAGAAGCACTGTGCGCTGCAAAATCTCAGCATATGACTGGCTTTCCGACTCCCTCTTCACATTATGGACTGTGAAGATGAGGATGGCGATAAGCCTCACGATAAGAAGGGCATTTTCAGCAGCATCTGAACCAAAATTAAGATCCTCTTCAGGACCAGAAGAAAGGAGCTCTTGCAGGTCAATGACTACTGAGGCGAATATCTCTCCAAATGTCTCCAAGctgttaattcacatttaaaaaaatgctctaatatgaatatatgaaaataaaaaaaaatattcacaaatatatacccctgcaaaattacttactaatataCATACATGCCATTGACATACATGCccatattctttaaaaatgctCATCCTCTAAAGAACTTCATCAATCAATTTCATCATAAAATGAATGTTAGGCTAGGGGTATTTTTCCTCCAAAGAAAAAGTTCTCTTTGTTAGAGGAGTATCTAagcaaattcagattttgtagGGCTACGTATGTTGACATATGACCTTGCAGGCAGGCTTATGTTAATAAAGGAAAGGCAGATAATTAACTGATACCTTGTCCTCGTGAAGAGGATGCCATTAAGTCGAACAAAACGAGTTGAAAAGGCTTTGAATACTTCAGGAATACTATTCTCGCGCTCTTTAACAGGAGTTGTTTCTGTTTTGGTATCTTTTGCCACAAGCCTTGTatttcctcttcctctgcctCTCCCGGCTGGTCGTGCAGGCAATGTCCTTGCTGAAGGAACTTTGAGGTTACCGGGCAACTGAGAATAATTCTGACGGTTCTGCATTATTACATCCAACAATAGAATGATTAACAAGGAACTTTATCATAGCCAAGAGTAAACTTAATAGCAATTAACCAGATAGTTTCAAGCATAAGCAAATAATAGAACGGAAGAACAAGaacaatagaagaaaaaaaaacaagaggtGACAACTGAATCACCACCATATTTCTTGTTAAGCAAATTTTACACCTGCTTACTAGTGCTAATGCTAACATCTTCACACAACAACTGCTTATATGCTGTGAGAATCATGACACATCTCACATCAATAACCACCTATGAGTTAGGTAGATGTGCACACTATATTATGTGAAGATTCTAGCCGCTGGCGTAAAAAGATAAAAGGCTTGTATTCAAGCAATTATCCAACTAAAATAGTATTACAACTTAGGGGCACTGTTTCCCAGTAATTTCAAATTAACCTTAGAGTAAGCTTGATTATAATAACTACACCAATGTTTCAATATTCATGATAACTTCTACCTGACAACTGAAAAATTTTCCAGATGGTAGACAAGCTTCGGAATAACTGAATGGGCACATGGAATCATGCATGGCAACCATCTCACATATGTACACAATACTAACAAACTACTTTTACctagaaaaatatatacatatatgaattgaactcctatgcttttaaaagtaccaagtcattggtgcttgtaggtttttgacccttggattaaaggatgtgcaattaggataatagtggtcccttagggttgagtgggtggttggttgaatagtatgatttaacaagTGGAAATGGTAGaagaggtagatctaatggcggaaaacttacaagcaccaagtgcttgatgcttttaaaagaaCCATAGCGGGactcatacatatatacacatacatacatacatatatacatatataaatatatatagaacgaggctactatactatctatagtaccggagttccggtactatagtcttgttttcgatcttaagtGTTTAAATCAACAATCCacactattaaatatgatctagggtatatgaagttcttaggaataaaatttccACCTTTCATTTTGACATGAATGGTAgaaattgaacaatctttaaaCTTCGAGGatagaatttttgaattcaagatcaaggatgCTGAcattaatctagatagtttaaaaaattttgtatcaaaatttgaataaatttagactcttttacatcgttaaactacgaacttgccatagtagccattgaaaattaacaattttgaaatggtttgatcataaagtaaactgtcgaaaaaatataaaatattattcctaaaaacttcaaataccccagaTCAGTTCTAACGGTgtggattgttgatttgaacatTCTAAGTCTGAAAACAAGACTAAAGCACCGGAacttcggtactatagatattaTAGGAGTCTAGCTATAGACTATAGCACCGGaaccccggtactatagatattaTAGGGGTCTAGCtatagacacacacacacacacatccaAATACCAGACAAACGGTAATTTTCAAGTACTTTAAAACTGGCAAAATAGGTAAAAACCATGTAAAGTAGATAAAAGAcaataactttaaatttcacCTCAAAGATTCTAAATAAAGCATTACATAGTCAACAAAGTACAAATAAAAATGCATAGAAGCAACAAGCACCACATTTGCCAGGTTCTGTACCAAATAAGGAAGTACCTTCTCAAATGCAATGATCAAGTTGTCCCTAGCTGTTGAAAAAGGACTATCCACCGCCAAGCTCCGAAAGTATCGATAGATAGCCGCTAGCTCATCTCCAGAATAAGATGCTAAAATTGCAAGCTGCCAAACAGGACAAAATCCATGCACTATTAGGGAACTCAGAAAGTAGACTTGTACAACAATACTCCTATATCCAAtctaactaaatctataaagaaAAATGTTCATCAAAACAGTCTGGAGACTACCTGATGATGAGGATTGCCGTTGGATGGACAGAGAGAAACAGCCTGCATATAATAACTAGACGCGGCAGCATAGTCACGGCTGATGGAATCGCCTTCTCCATACAAACCCTTGTAACGAGCAAGGTCTCCCAAATATATCAGACATCTGTGGCAAGACGTCAACCCTTTCTTTGTCTCGGCCACTTTCTTTTCATCTTTTATTGGAAGAATTTGATTCTCAGGGCCCTCCGGAAAGTAGCCCAGTGGCAGACCATACTTGGCTCTAATTTTCAGTATCAGGTCATGATAAAATCCTGTTGCTTCCGAAAGAAAACTTTTAAAAGAAGATCGAATCCTCTTAATTCGATCTACACGGGCATTGCTTTTGACGCCTTGTGATGTAGCAGAACCGGAGGAAACTGCAGCATTGATGTGTGAGCGGAACTCCTCAATTCTTCTATAGTGCAATTGCCAAAGAACATACTCTATCTCGTGCTTCTCAGAGAAGTCATGGTCTTCAAGAATGATGGTCTCATAGTTCTCACGCATTTGAAGCCATATATTAGGATCCGAAGGAACTTTTGACTGGGCTGATCTACGCAGACCATTCTCCAATTCGATATTCTGCAGAATAACACAATACATAGTAACTAAGAAAAATAGCTAGTTCCATTAAGTTTCATGTGAAAACAAACATCAAGTTGACGTCATCGACCAATGTGTAGAATTATTAGAACTACTCACAGGAGTACTCCCCAAAGACATcagaatttatataaaaatacattATTGATCTTTCAAAcacagaaagaaaaaacaactaTGTCAAACATGGATAAATGATGCAACATGTATGTGAAGAAGTCAGAAAGGGATGACACGATGAGCAAAGAAAACAAGAGTACAATACTAGAATGATACTAATTCAAACGCGTGACAACATGAACAATATTTTCTTCCAGTATGATGCCTCGATACCAATTTACTCAAGACACTCAACATAGACCGAAACGTAAACAACTGCTTACCAGAAATGACCAATAAAGTGGTTGATTGCGAAAAATATCAGTCATACAAGTCAActttaataaagaaaaaaagaatggaaAAGGAGACGAGTGTTTTCTACAAGTATACTACAAAAGATGGATGATAATAATAAACCAAAACAgccataaaaggaaaaaaaaaacaaagctttTCAAAACTATCACCAGAAAGGTTTTGAAGTTCCTCCAATAGAGAGAATTCAGTAAAATAAAAGCCTAaggataataatttatttatttaatttaaatctacCACTTGCTTTACTAATCAATTCTCTTGAGTCCACATGTTTACTACGTTTAAAGAAAGAAGCTGATTCTTATACatgaaataacaaaaatttaataatctattAATCTGTTAGACTGAATCATTGCTATAAATCACCATTCTTTCCTTGACAAGTCAACACTCAGAATGCCAATTGTATAGCAGGGCCTCAAATAGTGACTTGCCCAGGAAGAAGTTGGTAGCCCATAAGCTAGCATGCCCAAGAAAAGCTTCCACCAGTTGATGAACCAAATTAATTAGTAGGGACAATCCAACAAATCAAAATAGATGCCACTATACAAGCATCAACTGTATCCACATTAATAGTAGCTAACACTTTTGAGAAAGATGAACAAGAAGAAAGCATCAGCACTAAGCactaaatgaataaaatatgaACTGCCATATCTGATAGTTAGAAATTACACacaccattaaaaaaaaaaacaagtgatTGATCCTATTCACATCAAGCGGTTTCAGGAAAGAGACTTAAAGCAAAAGATCTTAGAGGTCCAACTACTATCCATCACACGTACAAAATCAGAAAATTCTGATCAAATTCCGGTAAGGGCACGAGCAATAGAAGAGCAATTCCTCCCAGACAAATTCACTTTATACTTTGATTTATGGATAGCCAGGAAAAATCATGAAATAGACATAGGAAATATGGAAACAGACAGCTGCAATCAAGATCTCAGACTAGAAAGCTACAATCACTTACACTTTTCAATAAAATCATATCCAAGTACATAAgctaaggacaaaaaaaaagcgCAATGAAATAAAGACGATAGGATTATACCTTCTTGTAAAGGTTCTCTGCAAGCTCCCGCGAAGAGGGAGCAGGTGAACTATCCATAGGAACAGTCATCATCCATCAAATGCTCCTTCTAGGCCTGCAGCAAAATAAGCCAAAATCATACTACagaatcataaaaaatatatatctggGGTAAAAACATATCGATCAACAGGATAGATACACATTACGAAACCAAAATTTAGGAGGTCCTCTCAAGCTTCCTTTTCtgataaaaaaaggaaataagcTCAAAAGTCCACGCTTTAGCATCATAACATTCCAGATCCATCAAAAATCAAGCCCTCTCTTTTATTCATTTTCCAGAGAACCAGAAACCCTAATTCCCAACAAATTTTCCCCCAAACATGAGACTTAatcctaatagcaccaacaagagtaaaaaagagacaaaatatCCGAGCAAACTAAACCCTAAGCCAAAATTCCAAACAGAGGGCTAAATACCACGCCCAAATCCCATCATCTCGCCGAGATTCCCCAGATCCCAGCCAAATCGATCCCCGAATCCCCCAAAAAAGGCGAAAATTAGGTCAAATACGCCGATTTCCCCACGAAAAACCCCCTCGATCGATCGAAAACTGAGACGATTCCAAGGATTCGGAGCCCTTACCTGATCCCGAAGACCCAAaaggacgagagagagagagagagagagagagagagagagattgggggGTCTCGCTTGTCGTCAAAGAAGGGCGGTGCGACAAAGGACTcccaccaaatttataattttccggagattatttgaattaaataaatacttt
This window of the Ananas comosus cultivar F153 linkage group 19, ASM154086v1, whole genome shotgun sequence genome carries:
- the LOC109724699 gene encoding protein SMG7; this encodes MMTVPMDSSPAPSSRELAENLYKKNIELENGLRRSAQSKVPSDPNIWLQMRENYETIILEDHDFSEKHEIEYVLWQLHYRRIEEFRSHINAAVSSGSATSQGVKSNARVDRIKRIRSSFKSFLSEATGFYHDLILKIRAKYGLPLGYFPEGPENQILPIKDEKKVAETKKGLTSCHRCLIYLGDLARYKGLYGEGDSISRDYAAASSYYMQAVSLCPSNGNPHHQLAILASYSGDELAAIYRYFRSLAVDSPFSTARDNLIIAFEKNRQNYSQLPGNLKVPSARTLPARPAGRGRGRGNTRLVAKDTKTETTPVKERENSIPEVFKAFSTRFVRLNGILFTRTSLETFGEIFASVVIDLQELLSSGPEEDLNFGSDAAENALLIVRLIAILIFTVHNVKRESESQSYAEILQRTVLLQNAFTAAFEFVGHILKRCMQLHDAASSFYLPALLVFIEWLACHPDIAASSDNTEEKQSNARSFFWNQCLSFMNKLILTGLASIDIDEDETCFSDMSRYDEGETDNRLALWEDFELRGFLPLRPAQLILDFSRKHAFGSDASTREKGARVQRILAAGRALMNVVQVDQKRIYFDPHSKKFIMGVEPPIYEEVSESVVTKQGSELEGTIDLGAKQSKSQLLFEGEEDEEVIVFKPTVAEKLDSVATSILPPNEFVQPVQMSNAGWPMYSTPFSAPLNNVQMPAISNISSYMNTTEANISQLPPRYVSPDHPKWLIEQRVSLSDELKNLNIIGDGHLAEQKLQRGLSGLHQPLGFAPQVSAMASGPTSAMLTNQIKASELAISSMLDTVVPSGITTDKFAAALPTPPRKNPVSRPVRHNGPPPGFSPVPSKQHENPISNSVTKDPYPQIDDYRWLDGYQPSSAKGMGIENPINHVSYMYPTVTATSSNAYSGSISFPFPGKQVSAVQTEAVDEKQWQDFKLFEQMKPYAEHQLQQMNPQHALLPEQQPGQSLWSGRYFV